In Bombus huntii isolate Logan2020A chromosome 9, iyBomHunt1.1, whole genome shotgun sequence, a single window of DNA contains:
- the LOC126869804 gene encoding D-xylose transporter-like — translation MPHRVSIIAVPDKLTKEHRKDSNEANQKKKSADFETAIAAAGYGKFQYLLLLAIIPVSWATSIDSSNVAMILPSAECDLQMTFFQKGVLNAIIYIGMISSGFLWAYIADVKGRRAVFLYGYIADGICNFLSGFSQNFWMLVSFKFLSGFIISGPHASIVAYTSEFYGIKERGRISLIVGFAITSGNIVSAVLAFIIIPQRWSIVLWDGAFVYNSWRLFLSICGIPTLIGVSCLFLFPESPKFLMSQGHMEDALKVFKIIYSINTGKSAEEYPIQYLENELPKEGNDNDYDGKIEKKAIFFTPHLSRILLVTVMQFGSMYTTNTIRMWQPQLFTILGNFDPVNHNLTEAHKSTFCEILDFFSVVDETSVAVEDNVNCTNIVVNESVYVNTIVVTAFGGILILLSSFLLNILKYRILLYISYGVAFLCIIYLNWSSDTLLTLILTSVFIGLTNTTQNIIIAATVIMFPTSLRAIAVSLVMSAGRIGSVIGNLLFPILLAQGCFVPMIQLACLILLCFILTCFLPSTKKAK, via the exons atgccaCATAGAGTTAGCATCATTGCTGTTCCGGATAAGCTTACCAAAGAGCATAGAAAAGATTCAA ATGAAGCGAATCAAAAGAAGAAGTCTGCGGATTTCGAGACAGCCATTGCCGCAGCTGgttatggaaaatttcaatatcttctGCTACTGGCGATTATTCCAGTATCATGGGCAACCAGTATCGACAGTTCCAATGTAGCGATGATTCTTCCCTCTGCAGAATGCGATTTGCAAATGACATTCTTTCAGAAGGGTGTGCTAAACGCCATCATATACATAG GAATGATTTCTAGTGGTTTTCTATGGGCTTACATAGCGGATGTTAAGGGCAGGAGAGCCGTTTTTCTTTATGGCTATATAGCTGATGGCATTTGTAACTTCCTGTCAGGGTTTTCACAGAATTTTTGGATGCTTGTATCTTTCAAATTCCTTAGTGGTTTCAT AATAAGCGGTCCCCATGCTTCCATCGTGGCCTACACTTCGGAATTTTatggaataaaagaaagaggaagaattTCATTGATCGTCGGTTTTGCCATTACATCTGGAAATATCGTAAGCGCAG TGCTGGCGTTCATCATCATTCCACAACGCTGGTCCATCGTCTTGTGGGACGGTGCGTTTGTCTACAATTCCTGGAGACTTTTTCTTTCCATCTGTGGAATACCAACATTGATCGGTGTTAGTTGTCTCTTCCTGTTTCCGGAAAGTCCAAAGTTTCTCATGTCTCAGGGTCATATGGAGGATGCGTTGAAAGTTTTCAAGATAATTTATAGCATCAACACGGGAAAATCGGCGGAAGAATATCCG ATACAATATTTAGAAAACGAACTTCCTAAAGAAGGAAATGATAACGACTACGATGGAAAAATAGAGAAGAAGGCAATTTTCTTTACTCCACATTTAAGTCGAATTCTCTTGGTCACAGTCATGCAATTTGGTTCAATGTACAC AACCAACACGATTCGTATGTGGCAACCTCAACTTTTCACGATACTAGGAAATTTCGATCCAGTGAATCATAATCTAACAGAAGCACATAAATCGACATTTTGCGAGATCTTGGATTTCTTCTCTGTCGTAGACGAAACTTCCGTAGCCGTTGAAGACAACGTGAACTGTACAAAC ATTGTCGTGAATGAGTCTGTTTATGTGAATACGATAGTTGTAACTGCCTTTGGAGGCATTCTTATTTTATTGAGTAGCTTTCTActgaatattttgaaatacagaATCTTACTGT ATATTTCTTACGGAGTAGCATTCTTATGTATAATTTATCTGAACTGGTCGTCTGACACATTACTAACACTAATTTTGACGAGTGTGTTCATTGGATTGACAAACACTAcccaaaatataattattgctGCAACCGTTATTATGTTTCCAACTTCTCTAAg AGCGATCGCAGTGAGTCTGGTGATGTCAGCCGGAAGAATAGGGTCGGTGATTGGGAACCTTCTCTTCCCAATTTTACTGGCTCAAGGATGCTTCGTACCCATGATCCAGTTGGCGTGCTTGATATTAC TTTGCTTCATTTTAACGTGTTTTCTTCCGTCGACCAAGAAAGctaaataa